Proteins encoded in a region of the Streptomyces sp. NBC_00258 genome:
- a CDS encoding Nif3-like dinuclear metal center hexameric protein, which yields MPRLSEVIAALDALWPPASAEDWDAVGTVCGDPDQEVSRVLFAVDPVQEIVDEAVKLDADLLVTHHPLYLRGTTTVAASTFKGRVVHTLIKSDIALHVAHTNADRADPGVSDALAGALDLRVVRPLVPDPTDADGRRGLGRVCELDHPLTVREFAARAAERLPATAQGIRVAGDPEALVRTVAVSGGSGDSLFADVRAAGVDAFLTADLRHHPASEARAHSPLALLDAAHWATEWPWCELAAAQLDEISDRHGWDLRVHVSKTVTDPWNSHSPSPGAPN from the coding sequence GTGCCCCGTCTGTCTGAAGTCATCGCCGCGCTCGACGCTCTCTGGCCCCCCGCGAGCGCGGAGGACTGGGACGCGGTCGGGACGGTCTGCGGAGACCCCGACCAGGAGGTCTCCCGCGTACTCTTCGCCGTCGACCCGGTCCAGGAGATCGTGGACGAGGCGGTGAAGCTGGACGCCGACCTGCTCGTCACCCACCACCCGCTCTATCTGCGCGGTACGACGACGGTCGCGGCCTCGACCTTCAAGGGCCGCGTCGTGCACACCCTCATCAAGAGCGACATCGCGCTGCATGTCGCCCACACGAACGCCGACCGCGCCGACCCGGGCGTGAGCGACGCCCTCGCCGGAGCCCTGGACCTCCGCGTCGTACGCCCGCTCGTGCCCGACCCCACCGACGCCGACGGCCGCCGGGGCCTCGGCCGGGTCTGCGAGCTGGACCACCCGCTGACCGTCCGCGAGTTCGCCGCCCGCGCCGCCGAACGGCTGCCCGCCACCGCTCAGGGCATCCGCGTCGCGGGCGACCCCGAGGCGCTGGTGCGGACCGTCGCGGTCAGCGGCGGCTCGGGCGACAGCCTCTTCGCCGACGTACGCGCCGCCGGCGTGGACGCCTTCCTCACCGCGGACCTGCGCCACCACCCGGCGTCGGAAGCCCGCGCACACAGTCCCCTCGCGCTGCTCGACGCGGCGCACTGGGCCACCGAGTGGCCCTGGTGCGAGCTGGCCGCCGCCCAGCTCGACGAGATTTCCGACCGTCACGGCTGGGACCTGCGGGTCCACGTCTCGAAGACGGTCACCGACCCGTGGAACTCCCACTCCCCTTCACCTGGAGCCCCCAACTGA
- a CDS encoding zinc ribbon domain-containing protein — MNAAPADQIRLLDVQSLDARLQQLAHKRRSLPEHAEIESLTKDLTQLRDLLVASQTEESDCSREQTKAEQDVDQVRQRASRDQQRLDSGAVTSPKDLENLQREIASLAKRQGDLEDVVLEIMERRESAQERVAELTERVSSVQSKIDDATARRDAAQETLDGEAASATKEREVIAGSVPADLLKLYEKLREQQGGVGAARLYQRRCEGCRLELNITEVNDVKAASPDTVLRCENCRRILIRTSESGL, encoded by the coding sequence CTGAACGCCGCGCCCGCCGACCAGATCCGACTTCTCGACGTCCAGTCCCTCGACGCCCGCCTGCAGCAGCTCGCGCACAAGCGGAGGTCGCTGCCCGAGCACGCCGAGATCGAGTCGCTGACCAAGGACCTCACGCAGCTGCGCGACCTGCTCGTAGCCTCGCAGACCGAGGAGAGCGACTGCTCCCGCGAGCAGACCAAGGCGGAGCAGGACGTCGACCAGGTGCGCCAGCGCGCCTCCCGCGACCAGCAGCGCCTCGACTCCGGCGCCGTCACGTCCCCCAAGGACCTGGAGAACCTCCAGCGCGAGATCGCCTCCCTCGCCAAGCGCCAGGGTGACCTGGAGGACGTCGTCCTGGAGATCATGGAGCGCCGCGAGTCCGCGCAGGAGCGGGTCGCCGAGCTGACCGAGCGGGTCTCCTCCGTCCAGTCGAAGATCGACGACGCGACGGCCCGCCGGGACGCCGCGCAGGAGACGCTCGACGGCGAGGCCGCGTCGGCGACGAAGGAGCGCGAGGTCATCGCGGGCTCCGTCCCCGCCGACCTGCTCAAGCTCTACGAGAAGCTCCGCGAGCAGCAGGGCGGCGTCGGCGCGGCCCGCCTCTACCAGCGCCGCTGCGAGGGCTGCCGCCTGGAGCTCAACATCACCGAGGTGAACGACGTGAAGGCGGCCTCCCCGGACACGGTCCTGCGCTGCGAGAACTGCCGCCGCATCCTGATCCGTACGTCGGAGTCGGGTCTGTAG
- a CDS encoding bifunctional RNase H/acid phosphatase: MRELIVEADGGSRGNPGPAGYGAVVIDAATGETLAEAAEYLGVTTNNVAEYSGLVAGLRAARDLDPTATVRVRMDSKLVVEQMSGRWQIKHPAMRPLAAEARSILPADQVTYEWIPRAENKHADRLANEAMDAGKRGEQWSPSQSTADLDAGHAARPAAPVKGRGELRDQPQPPRSRTTPATTPHTDDIRAARNVASEAPAAAGGTPPDLGTPTTLVLLRHGETPLTPQKRFSGSGGSDPALSDTGRHQADRVATALAARGTVQDVISSPLTRCRETAEIVAARLGLDVRIEDGLRETDFGAWEGLTFAEVRERYPDDMSTWLSSPDAEPTGGGESFEAVAHRVGAARDKLLAAHTGRTVLLVSHVTPIKTLVRLALGAPPEALFRMELSAASLSVVAYYADGNASVRLLNETSALR; encoded by the coding sequence TTGCGCGAGTTGATCGTCGAGGCGGACGGGGGTTCCCGGGGAAACCCGGGGCCCGCGGGCTACGGAGCCGTGGTCATCGACGCGGCGACGGGGGAGACGCTGGCCGAGGCGGCGGAGTACCTCGGTGTCACCACGAACAACGTCGCCGAGTACAGCGGCCTCGTCGCGGGCCTCCGCGCGGCCCGCGACCTCGACCCCACGGCCACCGTGCGGGTCCGCATGGACTCCAAGCTCGTGGTCGAGCAGATGTCGGGCCGCTGGCAGATCAAACACCCCGCCATGCGCCCCCTGGCAGCCGAGGCCCGCTCCATCCTCCCGGCCGACCAGGTCACGTACGAGTGGATCCCCCGCGCCGAGAACAAACACGCGGACCGCCTGGCCAACGAGGCCATGGACGCGGGCAAGCGCGGCGAACAGTGGTCGCCGTCGCAGTCGACGGCGGACCTGGACGCGGGTCACGCCGCGAGGCCGGCGGCGCCCGTCAAGGGGCGCGGGGAACTGCGCGACCAGCCACAACCGCCCCGCAGCCGGACAACCCCCGCCACCACCCCCCACACCGACGACATCCGAGCCGCACGGAACGTGGCCTCCGAGGCACCGGCCGCCGCAGGGGGCACGCCTCCAGACCTCGGCACCCCCACCACCCTCGTACTGCTCAGGCACGGCGAGACCCCCCTGACCCCCCAGAAGCGGTTCTCCGGAAGCGGCGGCAGCGACCCCGCCCTGTCGGACACGGGCCGCCACCAGGCCGACCGCGTCGCGACCGCACTCGCCGCACGCGGGACCGTGCAGGACGTCATCTCGTCCCCTCTCACCCGCTGCCGCGAAACCGCAGAGATCGTCGCCGCCCGGCTCGGACTGGACGTACGGATCGAGGACGGGCTCCGCGAGACGGACTTCGGGGCCTGGGAGGGGCTGACGTTCGCCGAGGTCCGCGAGCGCTACCCGGACGACATGAGCACCTGGCTGAGTTCCCCGGACGCCGAACCCACCGGCGGCGGCGAGAGTTTCGAGGCGGTGGCCCACCGGGTGGGCGCGGCCCGCGACAAGTTGCTCGCGGCGCACACCGGCCGCACGGTACTTCTCGTCTCCCACGTCACGCCGATCAAGACCCTGGTACGGCTGGCCCTGGGCGCCCCGCCGGAGGCCCTGTTCAGGATGGAACTGTCGGCGGCGTCGCTGTCGGTGGTGGCGTATTACGCGGACGGCAACGCGAGTGTGCGTCTTCTCAACGAGACGTCTGCGTTGCGCTGA